A stretch of the bacterium genome encodes the following:
- a CDS encoding YdbL family protein, with protein sequence MKIIGVLLTVLVLAGCAVVNVYVTFPEEKIEKAAEELLAPPSTIKPQSHLFIFTGTAYAQEVVEVRKDIKTDSPVIKTAKQKMNTWRDELDTYKKEGFVGETNDFTVVIRELPSDREKAQRIKKIVNDENQQRKIMMDELLKINNVPSGEVTKFKKIFADVMKKYSPSGTWIQEDEWRRKE encoded by the coding sequence ATGAAAATAATAGGTGTTTTGTTGACGGTGCTTGTGCTTGCTGGATGTGCAGTTGTAAATGTATATGTGACTTTTCCTGAAGAAAAAATAGAGAAAGCAGCAGAGGAATTACTTGCTCCTCCATCCACGATTAAACCACAGAGTCATTTGTTTATATTCACAGGCACTGCATATGCACAGGAGGTTGTTGAGGTAAGGAAGGATATAAAGACCGACTCACCTGTGATAAAGACAGCGAAGCAGAAAATGAATACATGGCGTGATGAACTGGACACATATAAAAAAGAAGGGTTTGTTGGCGAGACAAATGATTTCACTGTTGTTATAAGAGAACTACCTTCTGATAGAGAGAAAGCACAGAGGATAAAGAAGATTGTAAATGATGAAAATCAGCAGAGAAAGATAATGATGGATGAACTTTTGAAGATAAATAATGTTCCTTCTGGAGAGGTTACCAAATTTAAAAAGATTTTTGCAGATGTTATGAAAAAATATTCTCCCAGTGGAACATGGATACAGGAAGATGAATGGCGCAGAAAAGAGTAA